A region of the Paracoccus pantotrophus genome:
GTCGAAAAGCCTTTCGGCCGCGACCTTGCCACCGCGCGCGCGCTGAATGCGACGCTGGCCCGACATTTCGACGAGAACCAGATCTATCGGATCGACCATTACCTGGGCAAGGAAACCGTCCAGAACCTGATGGCGGTGCGCTTCGCCAATATCCTGTTCGAACCCTTGTGGAACGCGCAATATGTGGACCATGTCCAGATCACCGTGGCCGAGACGGTGGGCGTGGGCGGGCGCGGCGAATATTACGACCATTCCGGCGCCATGCGGGACATGGTGCAGAATCACCTGATGCAGCTTCTGTGCCTGATCGCCATGGAGCCGCCCTATCATTTCGACCCCGATGCGGTGCGCGACGAAAAGCTCAAGGTGATCCGTGCGCTGGAACCGCTCGCGGCCGAGGACATCGTGCGCGGCCAGTACATGGCCGGCCCCGATGGTCCCGGTTATCTGGAGGATGCCGAGAATCCGCTCTCGCGCACCGAAAGCTTCGTGGCGCTGAAGGTGCGGATCGCCAACTGGCGCTGGACCGGCACGCCCTTCTACCTGCGCACCGGCAAGCGGCTGCGCGCCCGCACCAGCGAGATCGTCGTGACCTTCAAGGAGCCGCCGCATTCGATCTTCGACGACGGCGGCACGCACAAGGCCAACCAGCTTGTCATCAAGCTGCAACCGAACGAGGGCATGCACCTGACCGTGATGATCAAGGAGCCGGGGCCGGGCGGCATGCGCCTGGTGCAGGTGCCGCTGGACATGAGCTTTGCCGATGCGCTGGGGGCCGAAGGCTCGGACATGCCCGACGCCTATGAGCGGCTGATCATGGACGTGATCCGCGGCAACCAGACCCTGTTCATGCGCGGCGACGAGGTCGAGGCCGCCTGGGCCTGGACGGACCCGATCATCGCCGCCTGGGAATCCGGCTCGAAGCGGCCCGAGCCCTATGACCCCGGCTCAAGCGGCCCGGAAGAGGCGTTGCGCCTGCTGCATCGCGACAACCGCCGCTGGAGGGAGATCCGGCCATGACGCTCGAGTTCATCGAATATCCCGACCGCGAGATGCTGTTTCTGTCGCTGGCCGACCGGCTGGCGGGGCAGCTGTCGCAGCACCTGCGGGTGGATGACGGCGCCAGCCTCTGCGTGCCGGGCGGCACCACCCCGGCACCACTTTACGACTATCTTTCGGGCAGCGAGATCGACTGGCCGCGCGTCACCGTGCTGCTCAACGACGAACGCTGGGTGGATGGCGAGCATGTCCGCTCGAACGGCCGGCTGCTGCGCCGCCACCTGCTCAAGGACAAGGCGGCTACGGCGCATTACATCGACCTCTATACCGGCGACGAGCGCCCCGAGGATGCGGTGCCGGCGCTTGCCGAGACCATCGCCCCGCATCTGCCGCTGACCGTGCTGCTCTTGGGCATGGGCACCGACATGCATACGGCAAGCCTGTTTCCCTCGGCTTCCGAGACCGTGCTGGCGCTGGCCTCCGACGCGCCCACCGTCATGGCAATCAACAGCGTGAAGGACGAGCCGCGGATCACCCTGACCGCCTCGGCGCTGAAGGGCGCGATCAACACCCATCTGCTGATCGCCGGCGCCGACAAGCGCGAGGCGTTCGAGCGCGCGCAGGGCCTCGACCCGACCGAGGCGCCGATCCGCGCCTTCCTGGGCGACATCACCGTGCATTGGGCAGAGTGAGATGACCGATATCTGGACCAGACTGACCGACCACCGCAAATCCCAGGGCGCGCTGCGGATCGAGGCGCTGTTTGACGCCGATCCGGCCCGCGCCGCCGCCTTTTCGACCAGCGCCGAAGGGCTGGTGCTGGACTGGTCCAAGACCAGCATCGACGCGCGCGCCCGCGACCTGCTGCTGGACCTCGCCGCGCCGGTTCCGGAACGCCGCGAGGCCATGTTCACCGGCCAGCGCATCAACGAGACCGAGGATCGCGCCGTGCTGCACACCGCGCTGCGCAATCTCGACGCCAGCGTCACGGTGGACGGCCGCGACGTGATGCCCGAGCTGCGCCGCACGCATCAGCGGATGCGCGATTTCGCCGCCGCCGTCCGCGACGGCAGCTTCCAGGGGCAGGGTGGCCGCATCACCGATGTCGTCAATATCGGCATCGGCGGTTCGGACCTCGGCCCGGCCATGGCCACGCGGGCGCTTTCGCCCTGGCATGACGGGCCGCGGGTGCATTTCGTCTCCAACGTGGACGGGGCGGACATTGCCGATACGCTGAAGGGGCTCGACCCGGCGACCACGCTGGTCATCGTCGCTTCCAAGACCTTCACCACCATCGAGACCATGACCAATGCCCGTACGGCGCTGGACTGGATGGCGAAGACCGTGGCGCAGCCGGCGGCGCAATTCGCTGCGCTGTCCTCGGCCACCGACCGCACCGCCGAATGGGGGATCGAGCCGTCCCGCGTCTTCGGCTTCGAGGATTGGGTCGGCGGGCGCTATTCCATGTGGGGCCCCATCGGCCTGTCGCTGATGATCGCCATCGGGCCCGAGAACTTCGACCGCTTCCTGGCCGGCGCCGCGGCCATGGACCGGCATTTCCGCCAGGCGCCGCTGGCGGAAAACCTGCCGGTAATCCTGGCGCTGGTCGGCATCTGGCACCACCAGGTCTGCGGCTACGGCACCCGTGCCGTGCTGCCCTATGACAACCGCCTCGGCCGCCTGCCGGCCTATCTGCAGCAGCTGGAAATGGAATCGAACGGCAAGCGCGTCGCCATGGACGGCAGCGACCTGACCCAGCCCTCGGGGCCGGTGGTCTGGGGCGAGCCGGGCACCAACGGCCAGCATGCCTTCTACCAGCTGATCCACCAGGGCACGGCGGTGGTGCCCTGCGAATTCATCGTCGCCGCCCGCGGCCACGAGCCAGAACTGGCGCATCATCACCTGCTGCTGGTCGCCAACTGCCTGGCGCAATCCGAGGCGCTGATGCGCGGCCGTTCGCTGGACGAGGCGCTGGACCTCATGCGTGCCAAGGGCCTGACCGGCGCGGAACTGGAGCGCCAGGCCCGCCACCGGGTCTTTCCCGGCAACCGCCCCTCGACCACGCTGCTGATCCCGGAACTCGCCCCCTACACTCTGGGCCAGATCGTCGCGCTCTACGAGCATCGCGTCTTTGCCGAAGGGGTGATCCTGGGCATCAACAGCTTCGATCAATGGGGCGTGGAACTCGGCAAGGAACTGGCGCTGAAGCTGGCGCCGCTGCTTGAGGGCAAGCCCGCCTCCGGCCACGACCCCTCGACCGAGCGTCTCGCGGGGCTGGTCCGCGACGCGCGCGGCTGAACGCTTCTCTGTTCCCCAAATACCCCAGGGACGGCGCCACCCGCGCCGCCCCCGCCGATTTGCTCCGGTCTCGACGCATTCCGGGATTGACCCGCGGCGCATCCCGATTAGCCTGCGGCTTGCAGAGACAGGAAGGAAAGCCATGGATCTTCTGGCCAGGGCGACGGCCGCCATCGGCGGCGCGATGGTGCTGATGCGGCGCATGGGCGCGCCGCGAATGGCGGCGTTCGGGCCAAGCCCCGCTATCCCCGAGGCGAAGAAACAGGGCATCATGACGCTGAAGATGCCCACCGCGCGGGGCTGGGCGCCGGACCAGCGGCCCGAGGCCGCGCCGGGCCTGCGCGTGGATGCCTTCGCCCGCGAATTGCGCCATCCGCGCTGGATCGAGGTGCTGCCCAATGGCGATGTGCTGGTGGCCGAGGCCCTGCAAGAGGCAAGCCCGCCGAAATCGCTGCTCGACCGCGCCGCCCAGGCCACCATGCGCCGCGCCCGCGCCCTGGGCACCAGCGCCAACCGCATCACGCTGCTGCGCGACGGCGACGGCGATGGCGTGGCCGAGACGCGCCAGGTTTTCCTCGAGGGCCAGCGCCAGCCCTTCGGCATGGCCCTGGTCGGCGATACCTTCTATGTC
Encoded here:
- the zwf gene encoding glucose-6-phosphate dehydrogenase — encoded protein: MVSRIIPVEDFDLVIFGATGDLARRKIVPGLYRRFVAGQVPASARIIGAARTRQDDEAFRAEMRAAIEEFIGPGQDQAQLSAFLDMLGYVAIDARGTDGWAELKARVRPGVVHAFYFSVAPALFGDIAERLAGNGIADADSRIVVEKPFGRDLATARALNATLARHFDENQIYRIDHYLGKETVQNLMAVRFANILFEPLWNAQYVDHVQITVAETVGVGGRGEYYDHSGAMRDMVQNHLMQLLCLIAMEPPYHFDPDAVRDEKLKVIRALEPLAAEDIVRGQYMAGPDGPGYLEDAENPLSRTESFVALKVRIANWRWTGTPFYLRTGKRLRARTSEIVVTFKEPPHSIFDDGGTHKANQLVIKLQPNEGMHLTVMIKEPGPGGMRLVQVPLDMSFADALGAEGSDMPDAYERLIMDVIRGNQTLFMRGDEVEAAWAWTDPIIAAWESGSKRPEPYDPGSSGPEEALRLLHRDNRRWREIRP
- the pgi gene encoding glucose-6-phosphate isomerase, which encodes MTDIWTRLTDHRKSQGALRIEALFDADPARAAAFSTSAEGLVLDWSKTSIDARARDLLLDLAAPVPERREAMFTGQRINETEDRAVLHTALRNLDASVTVDGRDVMPELRRTHQRMRDFAAAVRDGSFQGQGGRITDVVNIGIGGSDLGPAMATRALSPWHDGPRVHFVSNVDGADIADTLKGLDPATTLVIVASKTFTTIETMTNARTALDWMAKTVAQPAAQFAALSSATDRTAEWGIEPSRVFGFEDWVGGRYSMWGPIGLSLMIAIGPENFDRFLAGAAAMDRHFRQAPLAENLPVILALVGIWHHQVCGYGTRAVLPYDNRLGRLPAYLQQLEMESNGKRVAMDGSDLTQPSGPVVWGEPGTNGQHAFYQLIHQGTAVVPCEFIVAARGHEPELAHHHLLLVANCLAQSEALMRGRSLDEALDLMRAKGLTGAELERQARHRVFPGNRPSTTLLIPELAPYTLGQIVALYEHRVFAEGVILGINSFDQWGVELGKELALKLAPLLEGKPASGHDPSTERLAGLVRDARG
- the pgl gene encoding 6-phosphogluconolactonase, whose translation is MTLEFIEYPDREMLFLSLADRLAGQLSQHLRVDDGASLCVPGGTTPAPLYDYLSGSEIDWPRVTVLLNDERWVDGEHVRSNGRLLRRHLLKDKAATAHYIDLYTGDERPEDAVPALAETIAPHLPLTVLLLGMGTDMHTASLFPSASETVLALASDAPTVMAINSVKDEPRITLTASALKGAINTHLLIAGADKREAFERAQGLDPTEAPIRAFLGDITVHWAE